In one window of Porites lutea chromosome 8, jaPorLute2.1, whole genome shotgun sequence DNA:
- the LOC140945384 gene encoding neuropeptide FF receptor 2-like produces MAMSDLLFPIFLFPLRLAEFHVGSWIIGGALGQALCKLHIFLANVSGVVSIQSLVLIAVDRFGAVVVPLRSRLITRKLCPFFIIATWITAMAVFSPLLVANKLVKYRERLMCVRLWMEFFRGCTFANYFLAVAVVFLCIPFVLVVILYSIILMKLKMQAHPGEQSANAEEKRARRNRNVLKIATAIVVVFFIFWIPYFSSAVIVNFSAPGSSISFSCSFYLFYIVTNYLIYANCAINPIICLTFSSNYLQALKRLVNRCDTVQD; encoded by the coding sequence ATGGCCATGTCCGACCTGCTCTTTCCAATATTCCTGTTCCCCCTTCGACTTGCAGAGTTTCACGTTGGCTCGTGGATTATTGGTGGTGCCCTTGGCCAAGCTTTATGCAAGCTACACATCTTTCTTGCGAATGTTTCTGGGGTAGTATCGATTCAGAGCCTGGTTCTGATAGCAGTGGATCGATTTGGAGCTGTTGTAGTTCCACTCCGCTCTCGTCTCATAACTAGAAAGCTGTGTCCATTCTTTATTATCGCTACGTGGATCACCGCAATGGCCGTTTTTTCGCCACTTCTTGTTGCAAATAAACTTGTTAAATACCGAGAACGACTGATGTGCGTACGTCTGTGGATGGAATTCTTTCGAGGATGCACATTTGCAAATTACTTCCTAGCAGTTGCAGTCGTGTTTCTCTGTATTCCCTTTGTCCTCGTGGTGATACTTTACTCTATCATCTTGATGAAGCTTAAAATGCAAGCCCATCCAGGTGAACAGTCAGCCAACGCTGAAGAAAAGCGCGCCAGAAGAAACAGAAATGTGCTTAAGATAGCTACAGCCATCGTTgtagtgtttttcattttctggatACCCTATTTCAGTAGCGCGGTGATAGTTAATTTTAGTGCACCGGGCAGTTCCATCTCGTTTTCCTGTAGTTTTTATCTGTTCTACATTGTCACCAATTACTTGATTTACGCAAACTGTGCTATCAACCCGATCATCTGCCTCACTTTTAGCAGTAATTATCTCCAAGCACTTAAGAGACTTGTGAATCGCTGTGATACAGTGCAAGATTAA